From a region of the Synechococcus sp. RS9916 genome:
- the rpsB gene encoding 30S ribosomal protein S2: protein MAVVTLAEMMEAGAHFGHQTRRWNPKMSRYIYCARNGVHIIDLVQTAVCMNNAYKWVRSAARSGKRFLFVGTKKQASEVVALEAARCGGSYVNQRWLGGMLTNWTTMKARIDRLKDLERMESSGAIAMRPKKEAAVLRRELDRLQKYLGGLKNMRRLPDVVVLVDQRRETNAVLEARKLDIPLVSMLDTNCDPDLCEVPIPCNDDAVRSVQLVLSRLADAINEGRHGSNDQRGGDDSQG from the coding sequence ATGGCTGTTGTCACTCTCGCTGAGATGATGGAAGCTGGCGCCCACTTTGGGCACCAGACCCGTCGTTGGAACCCCAAGATGTCGCGCTACATCTATTGCGCGCGCAACGGAGTTCACATCATTGACCTCGTGCAGACGGCCGTCTGCATGAACAACGCTTACAAGTGGGTGCGCTCCGCAGCTCGCAGCGGCAAGCGTTTCCTTTTTGTTGGTACCAAAAAGCAAGCATCCGAAGTGGTGGCCCTGGAGGCTGCCCGTTGTGGTGGTTCTTACGTGAACCAGCGTTGGTTGGGCGGCATGCTCACCAACTGGACCACCATGAAAGCGCGTATCGATCGTCTCAAAGACCTCGAGCGCATGGAGTCCAGTGGTGCCATCGCCATGCGTCCGAAGAAAGAAGCAGCCGTGCTGCGCCGCGAGCTTGATCGTCTCCAGAAGTACCTGGGTGGCCTCAAGAACATGCGTCGTCTTCCCGACGTGGTGGTCCTGGTGGATCAACGTCGCGAGACCAACGCAGTGCTCGAGGCTCGCAAGTTGGACATCCCCCTGGTCTCCATGTTGGACACCAATTGCGATCCCGACCTTTGCGAGGTGCCCATCCCTTGCAACGACGATGCTGTGCGTTCCGTTCAGCTGGTGTTGAGCCGTCTGGCAGATGCCATCAACGAAGGCCGTCACGGTTCCAACGATCAGCGTGGTGGCGACGACAGCCAGGGCTGA
- the devC gene encoding ABC transporter permease DevC — MNVGFWQRRRIPLASLMLVRQPVRLIVALAGISFAGILMFMQLGFRDGLFDASVTVHRRFDADLVLISPRSTSSVRMAGFPKRRLIQTMADTEVEGITPVHWSLMLWRNPETKSTRSILGLGFDPEDPFFVDPELAAKSRPLSQKGRVLFDERSRPEFGPVAEWFKQGRTVESEIGGNRVRVAGLVALGTSFGADGNLLTSTETFLDLMPNKPPGSIELGLIRLKPGADPLAVQSRLAALLPQDVKVLTKQGFIDFEQNYWRSSTSIGFIFTLGAAMGFVVGCVIVYQVLYTDVSDHLPEYATLMAMGYRVITLVGVVVREGLLLALIGYVPAYLAGQGLYWFVREATRLPVGMDVTRAATVFTMILVMCMLSAGLAMRRLVDADPAEIF, encoded by the coding sequence GTGAACGTGGGCTTCTGGCAACGCCGACGGATTCCGCTGGCCTCGTTGATGTTGGTTCGTCAGCCCGTTCGGCTGATTGTGGCTCTGGCGGGCATCAGCTTTGCGGGCATTTTGATGTTCATGCAGCTTGGCTTCCGCGATGGGCTGTTTGACGCCAGCGTCACCGTGCATCGGCGTTTTGATGCCGATCTGGTGTTGATCAGTCCGCGTTCCACGAGCTCGGTGCGCATGGCTGGGTTTCCCAAGCGGCGCTTAATCCAGACGATGGCTGATACCGAAGTGGAGGGCATCACTCCCGTGCATTGGAGCTTGATGCTGTGGCGAAATCCGGAAACCAAAAGCACCCGCTCGATTCTGGGTCTGGGATTTGATCCGGAGGACCCGTTCTTCGTGGACCCCGAATTGGCCGCCAAGAGCCGGCCGCTCTCCCAGAAAGGCAGGGTGCTGTTTGATGAGCGCTCCAGGCCTGAATTCGGTCCCGTTGCGGAGTGGTTTAAGCAGGGGCGCACGGTTGAAAGTGAAATCGGTGGTAACCGGGTTCGTGTGGCTGGACTGGTGGCCTTGGGAACCAGTTTTGGTGCGGATGGCAACTTGCTCACCAGCACAGAGACGTTCCTCGACCTGATGCCGAACAAGCCCCCGGGCAGTATTGAGCTTGGGCTCATTCGCCTGAAGCCAGGGGCCGATCCGTTAGCGGTGCAGTCCCGACTCGCCGCCCTGCTTCCCCAGGACGTCAAGGTGCTGACGAAGCAGGGGTTCATTGACTTTGAACAAAATTACTGGCGGAGCAGTACGTCGATCGGTTTCATCTTCACGCTCGGCGCCGCCATGGGATTTGTGGTGGGCTGCGTGATCGTTTATCAGGTGCTGTACACCGACGTCAGCGATCACTTGCCTGAATACGCCACCTTGATGGCGATGGGCTACCGCGTGATCACCCTGGTGGGTGTGGTGGTGCGCGAAGGCTTACTGCTGGCCTTGATCGGATATGTGCCGGCCTATCTGGCCGGCCAGGGGTTGTACTGGTTTGTGCGGGAGGCCACGCGGTTGCCTGTTGGCATGGATGTCACGCGGGCTGCCACCGTGTTCACCATGATTCTTGTGATGTGCATGCTGTCCGCAGGACTGGCCATGCGCCGTCTTGTGGATGCTGACCCAGCGGAGATCTTCTGA
- a CDS encoding DevA family ABC transporter ATP-binding protein yields MGSTVAIEGLSHWYGRGSNRRQVLQSVDLRIEPGEVVLLTGPSGCGKTTLLTLIGALRTVQEGQVSVLGQSLQGAGRGARQKLRRRIGMIFQGHNLLRCLTAEQNVQMGADLLNDRSYLARRNLAREWLRAVGLGDHLGKLPHDLSGGQKQRVAIARALAAHPQLLLADEPTAALDSTTGREVVDLLKRLAREQACSVLMVTHDPRILDVADRLVRMEDGRLFTSVG; encoded by the coding sequence ATGGGCTCCACCGTTGCGATTGAAGGTTTGAGCCATTGGTATGGCCGCGGCAGCAATCGCCGTCAGGTGCTGCAGTCTGTTGATCTCAGGATTGAGCCTGGTGAGGTGGTGCTTCTGACCGGTCCCTCCGGTTGCGGCAAGACCACCCTGCTCACCTTGATTGGCGCGCTGCGAACAGTCCAGGAGGGCCAGGTTTCTGTGCTGGGCCAGTCGCTGCAAGGGGCTGGCCGCGGCGCCCGGCAAAAGCTGCGCCGCCGCATTGGCATGATCTTTCAAGGGCACAATCTGCTGCGATGTCTCACGGCTGAGCAGAACGTGCAAATGGGTGCGGATCTGTTGAATGACCGCTCCTATCTCGCCCGCCGCAACCTGGCCAGGGAGTGGCTGCGAGCTGTCGGTCTTGGTGATCACCTCGGTAAGCTCCCCCACGATCTTTCCGGGGGACAGAAACAGCGTGTCGCGATTGCAAGGGCCCTGGCCGCCCATCCCCAGTTGTTGTTGGCGGATGAACCCACGGCTGCTCTTGACAGCACAACAGGCCGCGAGGTGGTGGATTTGCTCAAACGGCTCGCCCGGGAACAAGCGTGTTCGGTGTTGATGGTGACCCACGACCCGCGCATTCTTGATGTGGCAGATCGCCTGGTTCGAATGGAAGATGGCCGCTTGTTCACCTCGGTTGGGTAG
- a CDS encoding pitrilysin family protein, giving the protein MNPASELILDPHTTAGVLAAKLWIRRGSACDPHQQRGAHQLLGSLLSRGCGPYGPMELADLVEGSGAGLRCDTNEDGLLISLKCRDNDAERLLPVIGWMVHQPHLLPDQVELEKELSLQALVRQKEDPFHLAYDGWRTLAYGSGGYGHDPLGVTGDLDKLERDQLVALAKQLDGASSVLAMSGTIPKALLNLLNDHEAFQSQAASSATDNGIQDQATVSSEDRPQSLCLRVQNTEQVVMMLGQPSLPHGHADDPALRLLQTHLGQGMSSLLFRRLREEHGVAYDVGVHYPARAEASPFVFHAATSVDKASLSLSLLHESWNELCSTPLSEADLQLARVKVRGQLAHGSQTTGQRAERRAQLRGLGLPDDYDQRSLAVMDALDANAVQDAAQRHLGHPLLSLCGPETSLRALGDQWEQKQERQRPIPHQQD; this is encoded by the coding sequence ATGAACCCGGCATCCGAGCTGATTCTTGATCCCCACACAACGGCAGGAGTGCTGGCCGCCAAACTCTGGATCCGGCGTGGAAGTGCCTGCGATCCCCACCAGCAACGCGGCGCCCATCAATTGCTGGGCTCCTTGCTCAGCCGCGGCTGCGGTCCCTATGGACCGATGGAGCTCGCCGATCTGGTGGAAGGCAGCGGTGCAGGCCTGCGCTGTGACACCAACGAAGACGGATTACTGATCAGCCTGAAATGCCGTGACAACGACGCCGAGCGCCTGTTGCCGGTGATCGGATGGATGGTGCACCAGCCCCATCTGCTGCCCGATCAGGTGGAGCTGGAAAAAGAGCTGAGCCTCCAAGCCCTGGTGCGCCAGAAGGAAGATCCTTTCCATCTGGCTTACGACGGATGGCGGACCCTGGCCTACGGCTCCGGAGGCTATGGCCATGACCCCTTGGGTGTCACCGGTGACCTCGACAAACTGGAGCGTGATCAGCTTGTCGCCCTGGCCAAGCAGCTCGATGGTGCATCGAGTGTTCTGGCGATGTCGGGCACGATTCCCAAGGCGCTACTCAACTTGCTGAACGACCACGAGGCGTTCCAATCGCAAGCCGCTTCATCAGCGACAGACAACGGCATCCAAGACCAGGCCACTGTCAGCAGCGAAGACCGACCGCAAAGCCTTTGCCTGCGCGTTCAGAACACAGAGCAAGTGGTGATGATGCTTGGCCAACCGAGCCTGCCCCACGGCCACGCGGATGACCCTGCCCTGCGCCTGCTGCAAACCCACCTCGGTCAGGGCATGTCGAGCCTGCTGTTCCGTCGACTGCGGGAAGAGCATGGAGTGGCCTACGACGTGGGAGTTCATTACCCAGCGCGGGCTGAGGCCAGTCCTTTTGTGTTCCATGCCGCCACCAGCGTGGACAAGGCATCCCTGAGCCTGTCTCTGCTCCATGAGAGCTGGAATGAACTTTGCAGCACTCCCCTGAGTGAGGCCGATTTGCAGCTCGCCAGAGTCAAGGTGCGTGGGCAACTCGCCCATGGCTCCCAGACCACAGGCCAGCGCGCTGAACGGCGGGCCCAACTCAGGGGTCTAGGGCTCCCTGATGACTACGACCAGCGGAGCCTTGCCGTGATGGATGCGTTGGACGCCAACGCTGTTCAAGACGCTGCGCAACGCCATCTGGGACACCCTCTTCTCAGCCTCTGCGGGCCTGAAACTTCGCTCAGGGCCCTTGGTGATCAGTGGGAACAGAAGCAGGAGAGGCAGAGGCCGATCCCGCATCAGCAGGACTGA
- a CDS encoding pitrilysin family protein, whose product MANGCRCVFAPIPEAGLTCLDFWCKAGSAFEQPGEEGLAHFLEHMVFKGSQRLEAGAFDLRVEALGGSSNAATGFDDVHFHVLVPPDGAQEALELLLDLVLEPALRADAYAMERDVVLEEIAQYRDQPDEQVVQQLLAASCPTHPYGRPILGWEDSLKASTPATMAAFHRRRYRGPNCCLLVTGAIPDGLPQDLRTGRLADLESGSSDGPEDTPAAPTQGRLSFQSGHSKIQVDRLEAARLLMAWPAAPAGQQHHVMGYDLATTLLAEGRRSRLVERLREQLQIVESIDMDLTTLEQGSLVMLEACCPPETIDDVEKEVHRVLRQCSTESVQPEELERARQLVGNGLRFSLEAPGSVAAIAGSQALWRTPQAPLAALADLDQWTAAELQRDVFSHLQPDRAYTLVALPKEGG is encoded by the coding sequence TTGGCCAACGGCTGTCGCTGCGTCTTCGCCCCCATCCCCGAAGCAGGACTCACCTGCCTTGATTTCTGGTGCAAAGCCGGGAGTGCCTTCGAGCAACCAGGCGAGGAGGGACTTGCGCATTTCTTGGAACACATGGTGTTCAAGGGCAGCCAACGCCTCGAGGCTGGAGCCTTTGACTTGCGTGTTGAAGCCCTCGGAGGCAGCAGCAACGCGGCCACCGGCTTCGACGACGTGCATTTCCATGTGCTCGTGCCACCGGACGGTGCCCAGGAGGCGCTTGAGCTGCTGCTCGACTTGGTTCTGGAGCCGGCACTTCGCGCCGATGCTTACGCCATGGAGCGTGATGTGGTGCTGGAGGAAATCGCCCAATACCGCGATCAACCGGATGAACAAGTGGTGCAGCAGTTGCTGGCAGCCAGCTGCCCAACCCACCCTTACGGACGCCCCATCCTGGGCTGGGAAGACAGCTTGAAAGCGAGCACACCGGCGACCATGGCGGCCTTCCATCGACGTCGCTATCGGGGCCCGAACTGTTGTTTGCTCGTGACAGGGGCGATTCCTGACGGACTACCCCAAGATTTGCGGACTGGACGCTTGGCCGATCTGGAGAGTGGGAGCTCGGATGGACCCGAAGACACCCCTGCTGCACCAACCCAAGGACGTCTTTCGTTTCAATCCGGCCACTCCAAGATCCAGGTTGACCGTCTCGAAGCGGCGCGACTGCTGATGGCCTGGCCTGCTGCACCAGCGGGTCAACAGCATCACGTGATGGGCTACGACCTGGCCACCACACTGCTGGCCGAGGGACGTCGAAGCCGCCTCGTGGAGCGATTACGCGAACAGCTGCAGATCGTCGAATCCATTGACATGGATCTCACAACCCTCGAGCAAGGAAGCCTGGTGATGTTGGAAGCCTGCTGTCCTCCCGAGACCATCGACGACGTGGAGAAGGAAGTGCATCGGGTCCTCCGGCAATGCAGTACTGAATCTGTCCAACCTGAGGAACTCGAACGGGCTCGGCAACTGGTCGGAAACGGGTTGCGCTTCAGCCTGGAAGCTCCTGGTTCTGTTGCTGCCATTGCTGGCTCGCAAGCGCTTTGGCGAACCCCTCAAGCGCCTTTGGCCGCACTGGCCGATCTTGACCAGTGGACAGCCGCTGAACTGCAGCGCGACGTGTTTTCCCATCTTCAACCCGATCGGGCCTACACCCTCGTGGCACTACCGAAGGAGGGAGGCTGA
- a CDS encoding glycosyltransferase family 2 protein, producing MFISVVIPTYNRWPILEKCLVALEQQTPSGEIEGYEVVLVDDGSTDGTPDRLRQQSDRFPHVRLFEQAHGGPAEGRNRGVDQARGDVIVFIDSDLVVMPGFLASHARALQRTWTQRGDRLCFTYGAVINTANFEDPTAERHKLRDLSWAYFATGNVAIDRSVLQQSGLFDLGFRLYGWEDLELGERLRQMGVVLVKCPEAVGYHWHPALSMTQIPDLIRVEQERAKMGLVFYRKHPTRRVRFIIQFTWLHRLLWELLTLGGLINERSLRPLLNWLISHGRAALAMELLRLPLNRIGVRALYREARALGIR from the coding sequence ATGTTTATCAGCGTCGTCATCCCCACCTACAACCGCTGGCCGATTCTGGAGAAGTGTCTGGTGGCTTTGGAGCAGCAGACGCCGTCTGGTGAGATCGAGGGCTATGAGGTCGTTCTGGTTGACGATGGCTCCACGGATGGCACCCCTGATCGGCTTCGCCAGCAGTCCGATCGCTTCCCCCATGTTCGCCTTTTTGAACAGGCCCATGGCGGGCCGGCGGAGGGACGCAACCGAGGTGTTGACCAGGCTCGAGGGGATGTCATCGTCTTCATCGACAGTGACCTGGTGGTGATGCCGGGGTTTCTTGCCAGTCATGCCCGTGCCCTCCAACGCACCTGGACGCAGCGCGGCGATCGCCTGTGCTTCACCTACGGCGCTGTGATCAACACGGCCAACTTTGAAGATCCGACCGCCGAACGCCACAAATTGCGGGATCTGTCTTGGGCTTATTTCGCCACAGGCAACGTGGCCATCGACCGGTCAGTGCTGCAGCAGTCAGGTTTGTTCGATCTGGGCTTCCGCCTTTATGGCTGGGAAGATCTCGAGCTGGGGGAACGCCTGCGCCAAATGGGGGTGGTGCTGGTGAAATGCCCTGAAGCCGTCGGGTATCACTGGCACCCAGCGCTGAGCATGACCCAGATTCCTGATCTGATCAGGGTCGAGCAGGAGCGGGCCAAGATGGGGCTCGTTTTTTATCGCAAGCACCCCACCCGGCGCGTGCGTTTCATTATTCAGTTCACCTGGTTGCATCGGCTGCTCTGGGAACTTCTGACGCTTGGGGGGCTTATCAATGAGCGTTCCTTGCGCCCATTGCTGAATTGGCTGATCAGCCATGGTCGCGCTGCTTTGGCGATGGAATTGCTGCGTCTTCCTCTCAATCGCATTGGTGTCAGGGCGCTGTATCGGGAAGCCAGGGCGCTCGGAATTCGTTGA
- a CDS encoding efflux RND transporter periplasmic adaptor subunit, producing the protein MRRPALLLLTGGLGLAVVFGLLQLTRRQAEVQPQVPSPVVRAPEAVAALGRLAPAGDVRRLAAPISGFGGTPRVAELLVSEGESLRKGQVLARFDNRPQIQADLAGVQARLRTRAAEIKLQVREVQRYAKAAEVGAASLVLLDEKRDELLRLQGEQQQAEAEQRKLMADLANSELRSPLDGLALRIHTREGERPGSDGVIEVGASQAMGALLEVYESDINRVRVGQPVALTSENGGFKGTLSGSVTAISPQVRQRQVLSTDPTGDADARIVEVRVKLDPQSAQRVRSLAGMKVIARFSAQ; encoded by the coding sequence ATGCGCCGACCAGCTCTTTTGCTGCTGACTGGGGGACTCGGTCTCGCCGTTGTGTTCGGTTTGCTGCAGCTGACGCGCCGCCAGGCTGAGGTTCAACCGCAGGTCCCCAGCCCAGTCGTTCGTGCTCCTGAGGCGGTGGCTGCCCTCGGACGACTCGCGCCAGCCGGTGATGTGCGTCGTTTGGCGGCACCCATTAGTGGTTTTGGTGGCACCCCGCGGGTGGCCGAGCTGTTGGTGTCAGAGGGGGAAAGCCTCCGCAAAGGTCAGGTTTTGGCTCGCTTCGATAACCGTCCGCAGATTCAGGCTGACCTCGCTGGTGTGCAGGCCCGTTTGCGCACGCGGGCTGCAGAGATCAAACTTCAGGTTCGCGAAGTGCAGCGCTACGCCAAGGCCGCTGAGGTAGGTGCCGCGTCTTTGGTGCTGCTCGATGAGAAGCGTGATGAGTTGCTTCGTCTCCAGGGAGAGCAACAACAGGCTGAGGCGGAACAGCGCAAACTCATGGCCGATCTGGCCAATAGCGAGCTTCGTTCGCCCCTTGATGGGCTCGCGTTGCGGATCCACACCCGGGAAGGCGAGCGTCCCGGATCCGATGGTGTGATCGAGGTGGGGGCCAGTCAGGCGATGGGAGCGCTGTTGGAGGTCTATGAGTCCGACATCAATCGTGTCCGTGTTGGTCAACCGGTCGCCTTAACGAGTGAGAACGGTGGCTTCAAAGGCACCCTCAGCGGTTCGGTGACGGCCATCAGTCCCCAGGTGCGGCAGCGGCAGGTGTTGTCGACTGATCCCACCGGTGATGCCGATGCCCGGATTGTGGAGGTCAGAGTCAAGCTCGATCCTCAGTCGGCGCAGAGGGTTCGCTCCCTGGCCGGCATGAAGGTGATCGCCCGCTTCAGCGCGCAGTGA
- a CDS encoding phycocyanobilin:ferredoxin oxidoreductase, whose product MPSTSSPSKELHPLVDALADRIRECRSAMPELAPLAVDPALEAITATLDGEALFIRNELNQCRGLRKLHLETARLGLGLQILHCVFFPDPRFDLPVFGADIVASPAGISAAIVDLSPVGSDLPASVRQPLEAITLPPFEQVRELPAWGTIFSPFVRFIRPVNSTEEGWFVDLVGQYLDVLRQAVETTEPDSSDNPSTINRHQGQLSYCLQQKRNDKTRRVLEKAFTVEWADRYIEELLFDNPPTL is encoded by the coding sequence GTGCCCTCGACCTCATCACCTTCCAAGGAGCTGCATCCCCTGGTGGATGCCTTGGCCGATCGCATCCGTGAATGCCGCTCTGCCATGCCCGAGCTTGCACCCCTTGCTGTGGACCCGGCGCTTGAAGCGATTACGGCCACGTTGGATGGCGAAGCACTGTTTATTCGCAATGAGCTGAACCAATGCCGCGGGCTGCGCAAACTCCATCTGGAGACGGCACGCCTGGGGCTTGGTCTGCAGATTCTGCACTGCGTTTTTTTCCCTGATCCCCGCTTCGACCTGCCGGTGTTTGGCGCCGACATTGTTGCCAGCCCTGCAGGCATCTCGGCAGCGATTGTCGATCTTTCACCGGTGGGATCAGATCTGCCTGCTTCCGTGCGTCAGCCGCTGGAGGCGATCACCCTCCCGCCGTTCGAACAGGTGAGGGAACTTCCTGCTTGGGGAACCATCTTTTCCCCCTTCGTTCGCTTCATCCGCCCTGTGAACAGCACCGAAGAAGGTTGGTTTGTGGACTTGGTTGGCCAATACCTTGATGTCTTGCGTCAGGCGGTGGAAACCACGGAGCCTGATTCCTCAGACAATCCTTCTACGATCAATCGTCATCAGGGCCAGCTCTCCTATTGCCTCCAACAGAAGCGCAACGACAAAACACGCCGCGTGTTGGAGAAGGCGTTCACCGTCGAATGGGCCGATCGCTACATCGAGGAGCTGCTCTTCGACAATCCGCCCACGCTCTGA